One window from the genome of Hoplias malabaricus isolate fHopMal1 chromosome 18, fHopMal1.hap1, whole genome shotgun sequence encodes:
- the cxadr gene encoding coxsackievirus and adenovirus receptor homolog, with product MDKSTVRLLHALLFFSAACALQITSTGPSSVEKASGENVKLDCQFSLSAADSGPLDIEWSLQPSDNQLEEKVVILYSGDRVYEDYYPPLKGRVYFSLPDPKSGDASINLSHLKASDTGTYQCKVKKAPGIGSQKVLLTVMVRPSKPRCSVEGSAQVGSDVVLKCKSTDGTSPLQYSWDRTSGTKLLPANAVLDPVGGTVSMRNATEAVSGTYRCTVSNRVGTDECVVQLSITQPPNTAGIIAGSVICVLLIILLIALILFCCCRARQRKKYEKEISYEIREDVPPPKSRVSTARSFSASQRSSLGSMSPSNLHEFAKPPYDKIPTEEYDRPPSQVPPSLSYAPSPLGHTPSRMAASNLSRMGAVPVMIPAQNRDGSIV from the exons ATGGACAAGAGCACGGTCCGCTTGCTGCACGCGCTGCTGTTTTTCA gtgctGCATGTGCACTGCAGATCACCTCCACAGGTCCGTCCTCTGTGGAGAAGGCAAGTGGAGAGAATGTGAAACTCGACTGTCAGTTCAGTCTCTCCGCCGCTGACTCGGGGCCCCTCGACATCGAATGGAGTCTCCAGCCATCAGACAACCAGCTAGAGGAGAAAGTG gtgaTCCTGTATTCTGGTGATAGAGTGTATGAGGATTATTATCCTCCTCTAAAGGGTCGAGTTTACTTTTCCTTGCCCGACCCGAAGAGCGGTGATGCTTCTATAAATCTGTCGCATTTGAAGGCGTCTGACACCGGGACGTATCAATGTAAAGTGAAAAAAGCTCCAGGCATCGGCTCCCAGAAAGTCCTGCTCACTGTGATGG tacGTCCCTCTAAGCCGCGGTGCTCAGTGGAAGGTTCTGCTCAGGTGGGTTCTGATGTGGTTCTAAAGTGTAAATCCACAGATGGGACGAGCCCTCTGCAGTACTCCTGGGACAGAACCAGTGGAACCAAATTACTACCAGCCAACGCAGTACTGG ATCCTGTTGGAGGTACTGTCAGTATGCGGAATGCCACTGAGGCCGTATCTGGAACGTACCGCTGCACCGTCAGCAACCGGGTCGGAACCGACGAGTGTGTCGTACAGCTCAGTATTACACAAC ctcCGAACACTGCAGGGATAATCGCTGGTTCTGTGATCTGTGTTCTGTTGATAATCCTGCTGATCGCTCTGATCTTGTTCTGCTGCTGTCGCGCTCGTCAAAGGAAGAAATACGAGAAGGAGATTTCCTATGAGATCAG GGAAGATGTTCCTCCTCCTAAGAGTCGAGTCTCGACGGCAAGGAGTTTCTCTGCGAGTCAGCGCTCGTCTCTCGGCTCCATGTCGCCGTCAAACCTTCATGAATTCGCCAAGCCTCCGTACGACAAAATCCCCACGGAGGAGTACGACCGGCCCCCCAGCCAGGTCCCGCCCTCCCTCAGCTACGCCCCTTCACCCCTCGGCCACACGCCCAGCAGGATGGCCGCATCCAACCTGAGCCGCATGGGGGCTGTTCCGGTGATGATCCCGGCACAGAACCGTGATGGTTCTATTGTCTAG
- the wdr74 gene encoding WD repeat-containing protein 74 produces MMAEKSRVCSAWVGSETGILKGVSFSKKKAFNFCEMSSVSREQEICALAWGDPHESEVLVGCVNGTVKTFSTEKGVFTESRVCGDFTEGRFTGLAVTDRSLVTCVESGLMKIWTEGRSEAVEVNVGGGVCRMRQDPSQLHRVATGGKENPLKVWDLERPDTAIFTAKNVANDWLDLRVPVWVRDMAFIPNTEKIVTCTGHHQVRVYDPATPQRRPVLEAVFGEVPLTALTLLNGHDRVAVGNTHGHIGILDLRKGLVRGCLKGVSGSVRALQCHSSSPLIASCGLDRFLRIHNTEDRSTVHKVYLKSRLNCVLLSSRDLELIGSDVASGREEVKEEDEERDEVWDSMEMVGERGEKREAEEEQESRELLEKEQKKKRKKSKK; encoded by the exons ATGATGGCGGAGAAGAGTCGGGTTTGTTCGGCGTGGGTCGGGTCAGAGACGGGGATTCTGAAAG GGGTGAGTTTCAGTAAGAAGAAGGCTTTTAATTTCTGTGAGATGAGCTCCGTCAGCAGAGAGCAGGAGATCTGTGCTTTAGCCTGGGGAGACCCACACGAGAGTGAG gttttaGTGGGGTGTGTTAATGGAACAGTGAAGACGTTCAGTACAGAAAAAGGAGTATTTACTGAGTCTCGAGTTTGTGGAGATTTCACTGAGGGACGATTCACCGGCCTCGCCGTCACAGACag gtcTTTGGTGACGTGTGTGGAGTCAGGGTTGATGAAGATCTGGACCGAGGGCAGGTCTGAAGCT GTGGAGGTAAATGTAGGGGGTGGAGTCTGTAGGATGCGCCAGGATCCGTCACAGCTCCATCGTGTGGCCACAGGAGGAAAAGAGAACCCCCTGAAGGTGTGGGACCTGGagagaccagacactgccatTTTCACCGCCAAAAAC gttGCTAATGACTGGTTGGATCTGAGAGTTCCTGTGTGGGTGAGAGACATGGCCTTTATCCCTAACACAGAGAAGATTGTCACATGTACTGGACATCaccag GTGCGTGTGTATGACCCTGCGACCCCCCAGCGGCGACCAGTTTTGGAGGCGGTGTTTGGGGAGGTTCCACTCACGGCACTGACGCTGCTGAATGGACACGACCGAGTCGCCGTCggaaacacacacggacacataGGCATTCTGGATCTACGcaaag gtctgGTGCGGGGGTGTTTGAAGGGTGTATcggggagtgtgagagcgctgcAATGTCACTCCTCTTCTCCACTGATTGCTTCCTGTGGACTCGATCGATTTCTAAGAATACACAACACAGAGGACCGCTCGACTGTAcacaag gTGTATCTGAAGTCTCGGCTGAACTGTGTGTTGCTCTCCAGCAGAGACCTGGAG CTGATTGGCTCAGACGTGGCCAGCGGGAGGGAGGAGGTGAAGGAGGAAGATGAAGAGAGGGATGAAGTCTGGGATTCGATGGAGATGgtgggagaaagaggagagaaaagagaagcagaagaagagCAGGAGAGCCGAGAACTGTTGGAGAAAgaacagaagaagaagagaaaaaagtcAAAGAAGTGa